A part of Mycolicibacterium sp. TUM20985 genomic DNA contains:
- a CDS encoding TetR/AcrR family transcriptional regulator — MDTRDRLLNATIALLTREGLGRITTRAIVAEAGTHLPSVNYYYGSKDALVRAALAETLRRWGQTTMSVIDTAPESSLNERVDHSVRRFVATLANDRGYVVAAVEGFAAAERDEDIRRALAAAYGEFRDVVASHGPPRPAGSPQTSGRDSRVFASLMIALFDGLAIQWLLDPATAPTAEEILAALDLLATSRTATGTRR, encoded by the coding sequence ATGGATACCCGGGACCGGTTGCTGAACGCGACGATCGCGTTGTTGACCCGTGAGGGTCTTGGCCGGATCACCACGCGGGCCATCGTGGCCGAGGCGGGTACCCATCTGCCGTCGGTCAACTACTACTACGGATCCAAGGACGCGCTGGTCCGCGCAGCGTTGGCCGAGACGCTGCGCCGATGGGGTCAGACCACGATGTCGGTGATCGACACCGCGCCGGAGTCGTCGCTGAACGAACGGGTGGATCATAGTGTGCGCCGGTTCGTCGCGACTCTGGCGAATGATCGCGGCTACGTCGTCGCGGCGGTGGAGGGTTTCGCGGCAGCCGAACGTGACGAGGACATCCGGCGGGCGCTGGCCGCGGCCTACGGTGAATTCCGGGACGTCGTCGCATCCCACGGCCCGCCGCGACCGGCCGGGTCTCCTCAGACTTCCGGCCGTGATTCGCGCGTGTTCGCCTCGCTGATGATCGCCCTGTTCGACGGGCTGGCGATTCAATGGCTACTAGATCCAGCGACCGCACCCACTGCCGAGGAGATCCTGGCCGCACTGGACCTGTTGGCCACGTCCCGCACCGCCACCGGTACCCGCCGATGA
- a CDS encoding flavin-containing monooxygenase has translation MSTHQSRNAVVVGAGPAGLAAAAMLAHTGISTVVLERGDAVTESWRHRYDGLRLNTVRWMSSLPGFRMARDLGAWPDRDSWVTYLERYASAHHRIDTDADGWLLRSPGGDRRASTVVVATGHDHTPVIPNWPGRAGFTGELLHSAQFCSAGEFRGRDVLVVGSGNSATEIAHFLVSGGAGRVQLSVRTPPLVLQRKCIGLPLTAFALPGRLLPDRVIDAAGRALARIMHGDLRPFGLPPSPRGLSRMRHTYWSPPMDSGFVADLKNRAIEVVPAVERLDDTYVHLADGRRVRPDALIAATGYHSGLEPLVGHLDVLDDAGQPTARNPRPHLHFAGFRFGLAALLPYIGKDARAIAHTER, from the coding sequence GTGTCCACTCACCAATCCAGGAACGCCGTGGTCGTCGGTGCGGGCCCCGCCGGGCTGGCCGCCGCCGCGATGCTCGCGCACACCGGGATTTCCACCGTCGTGCTGGAACGCGGCGACGCGGTCACCGAGAGCTGGCGACATCGCTACGACGGGCTGCGACTCAACACCGTGCGGTGGATGTCGTCGCTGCCGGGTTTTCGGATGGCCCGTGACCTCGGCGCCTGGCCCGACCGCGACTCGTGGGTGACCTACCTGGAGCGCTACGCATCAGCCCACCACCGCATCGACACCGACGCCGACGGATGGCTGCTTCGATCGCCGGGTGGTGACCGCCGGGCCTCCACGGTCGTCGTCGCCACCGGTCATGACCACACACCCGTCATCCCCAACTGGCCGGGTCGCGCCGGCTTCACCGGCGAGTTGCTGCACTCGGCCCAGTTCTGCAGTGCCGGGGAGTTCCGCGGCCGCGACGTCCTGGTCGTCGGCTCGGGCAACTCCGCCACCGAGATCGCACACTTCCTGGTTTCGGGCGGCGCGGGCCGCGTCCAGCTCTCGGTCCGCACACCCCCGCTGGTCCTGCAGCGGAAGTGCATCGGGCTCCCGCTCACCGCATTCGCCCTACCAGGACGGCTACTGCCCGACCGGGTCATCGACGCCGCGGGCCGGGCGTTGGCGCGCATCATGCACGGCGACCTACGGCCGTTCGGGTTGCCGCCCTCCCCACGCGGTTTGTCCCGGATGCGGCACACCTACTGGTCGCCCCCAATGGACAGCGGCTTCGTCGCCGACCTCAAGAACCGGGCGATCGAGGTGGTCCCCGCCGTCGAGCGCCTCGACGACACCTACGTCCATCTCGCAGATGGACGACGGGTCCGACCGGACGCGCTCATCGCGGCGACCGGCTACCACAGCGGACTCGAACCCCTGGTGGGCCATCTAGACGTTCTCGACGACGCCGGTCAACCCACCGCGCGAAACCCGCGGCCCCACTTGCACTTCGCCGGGTTCCGATTCGGCCTCGCCGCGTTGCTGCCCTACATCGGCAAAGACGCCCGCGCCATCGCTCACACAGAGCGGTGA
- a CDS encoding methyltransferase family protein, with the protein MVAVGALVLYSVFVALGFGWRSWRQYRRTGSTGFHGISGRPGTQEWLAGVGFVVAMVLGLFAPTLQMLDVVSPIALLETPWVQAFGTVLALAGMSATVYAQNSMGDSWRIGVDPHATTTLIRQGVFAVIRNPIFTAMLVFAAGVALMVPNVPAIAALVLLVVTIEMQVRVVEEPHLLRVHGDAYRTYGRAVGRFVPMLGRT; encoded by the coding sequence ATGGTCGCGGTGGGTGCGCTGGTCCTGTATTCGGTATTCGTTGCGCTCGGGTTCGGATGGCGCAGCTGGCGCCAGTATCGACGAACCGGATCGACGGGATTTCACGGGATTAGCGGCCGACCCGGGACACAGGAATGGCTTGCCGGCGTTGGCTTCGTCGTGGCCATGGTTCTGGGCCTGTTCGCGCCGACACTGCAAATGCTCGACGTCGTCTCCCCCATCGCGCTCTTGGAGACGCCGTGGGTTCAGGCGTTCGGCACGGTGCTCGCACTGGCGGGCATGTCCGCAACGGTCTACGCGCAGAACTCCATGGGCGACTCGTGGCGGATCGGCGTCGACCCGCATGCGACCACGACTCTCATACGACAAGGCGTCTTCGCGGTCATCCGAAACCCCATCTTCACGGCGATGCTGGTGTTCGCTGCCGGCGTCGCGTTGATGGTTCCGAACGTGCCGGCGATCGCAGCATTAGTGCTACTGGTGGTGACGATCGAGATGCAGGTCCGCGTGGTGGAGGAGCCCCATCTGCTGCGCGTCCACGGCGACGCCTACCGCACCTACGGTCGAGCCGTCGGCAGGTTCGTCCCAATGCTGGGACGAACATGA
- a CDS encoding ANTAR domain-containing protein, with translation MTERGLRADPASRRVIDLAIGILMGLRGCSEQDAFNDLVGAVHDTGIGPGALAGALVGQVGGSEAPFPHRTEMMHRWGHLMADRVSARNDTADCTG, from the coding sequence ATGACTGAACGGGGCCTGCGGGCAGATCCAGCGTCGCGGCGCGTGATCGACCTGGCGATCGGGATTCTGATGGGACTGCGCGGATGCTCCGAACAGGACGCATTCAACGACCTCGTCGGCGCAGTGCACGACACCGGCATCGGTCCGGGAGCGCTGGCTGGTGCGTTGGTGGGCCAGGTCGGGGGTTCCGAGGCTCCGTTCCCGCATCGCACGGAGATGATGCACCGGTGGGGCCACCTGATGGCCGACCGGGTCAGCGCCAGGAACGACACGGCCGACTGCACGGGGTGA
- a CDS encoding serine hydrolase yields the protein MTVLLCGPTPAANADMGQRVAQANEYLASRPGTVGYVLRDRTTGQAHRNDAAGTMMWTASTIKLAMVIDLLTRARAGQITLTPADNQLMADMMHSSDSAAADTLWERFSGPDNMAFNRNFPRYGMTSLKAQPGFSDRYPYWGFQKSTSDDLDRLMNYTLTKLPPAQTAAIVAEMQHLDSNQQWGVWGAGAAMAPGNKNGWSQEQGGWVVNSVGFAGPQQRYTLAVMNSLNGGGGYDDGVETTTRLAQILLAPG from the coding sequence GCAGGCGAATGAATACCTCGCCTCCCGTCCCGGCACCGTCGGGTACGTGCTCCGGGACCGGACGACTGGACAAGCTCACCGAAACGATGCGGCCGGAACCATGATGTGGACCGCATCCACCATCAAGCTCGCGATGGTGATCGACCTGCTGACGCGGGCGCGTGCTGGCCAGATCACCCTGACGCCGGCCGACAACCAGCTCATGGCCGACATGATGCACTCCTCAGACAGCGCCGCCGCCGACACGTTGTGGGAACGCTTCAGCGGACCCGACAACATGGCGTTCAACCGCAATTTCCCGAGGTACGGAATGACCAGTCTGAAGGCGCAACCGGGCTTCAGCGACAGGTACCCCTACTGGGGATTCCAGAAATCGACCAGTGACGACCTCGACCGACTGATGAACTACACCCTCACCAAACTGCCGCCGGCCCAGACCGCGGCCATCGTGGCGGAGATGCAGCACCTCGACTCCAATCAACAGTGGGGAGTCTGGGGCGCGGGCGCGGCCATGGCCCCCGGTAACAAGAACGGATGGTCACAGGAACAGGGCGGCTGGGTCGTCAACAGCGTCGGATTCGCCGGTCCCCAACAGCGCTACACCCTGGCGGTCATGAACTCGCTGAACGGTGGGGGCGGCTACGACGACGGCGTGGAGACCACGACACGGCTGGCGCAGATTCTGCTGGCGCCGGGGTAG
- a CDS encoding LysR family transcriptional regulator — protein MHQFTLVNQINRIEHELGAQLLIRADRGRPMQLTDAGARAVATVRACQRKGWC, from the coding sequence GTGCACCAGTTCACGCTGGTAAACCAGATCAATCGCATCGAACATGAACTCGGCGCTCAACTGCTGATCCGCGCCGACCGTGGACGCCCCATGCAACTCACCGACGCCGGCGCACGAGCCGTGGCTACCGTTCGAGCGTGCCAACGCAAGGGTTGGTGTTAG
- a CDS encoding three-helix bundle dimerization domain-containing protein produces MVVSVEEDRLIGQVVDRLLAGFPQVSADTVHDIAGSVHHRFDEAKIRDFVPLFVERKTKEKLANLADTAAHPV; encoded by the coding sequence ATGGTCGTCAGCGTCGAAGAGGATCGTTTGATCGGGCAAGTCGTCGATCGGCTGTTGGCGGGATTTCCACAGGTTTCCGCGGACACCGTGCACGACATCGCGGGGTCGGTTCACCATCGGTTCGACGAGGCGAAGATCCGAGATTTCGTTCCTCTGTTCGTCGAACGGAAAACCAAGGAGAAGCTTGCGAATCTCGCCGACACTGCCGCACATCCCGTCTAA